The Cytobacillus sp. NJ13 sequence GCGGTGATGTGCTTTATACAATTGGCATTGAAATAGATAAATCACTGCTGAAGGTTGGAATTGTTAATTATGTTGGTGAAATGGTTTCAATACATAAAAATATTAGAAATGAATCAGAGAGTTACATCGAAACACTTCATAAAATAAACGCGATCATTCGAAAAATCATGCAAGAAAACCAGATTCCTGCCAATAAGATAATGGGCCTGGCAGTCGGTTTGCCAGGATATATAGATTATAAAAACGGGATTGTGAAGGTATCTGATCAGTTAAAGTGGAAAGATGCAAGCCTGGCTGAAGATCTGCAAAAGCTTACCTCTTTTAATGTCATTGTTGATAATGAATTAAAAATGAAGATTGTGGCTGAGAGCTTTACAGGCAAAGCAAAGGATTCGCAGAATTCCATATTAGTAGGAATTGGTTCAGGAATTGGTTCTTCTATCATGCTTAATGGAGACATTTACAGAGGGGAAACCAATAATGCAGGGGAAATCGGGCATACGGTGATTGATCCTACGGGCAATGTCTGCAATTGCGGCAAAATAGGCTGTCTGGCAACCTATATTTCTGAAGGTGCGATTCTTGCTGACAGCAGGAAGGTGAAGGATATTTCTTCTATAGAAGATGTGTTCCAATCCTACAGGGACCGGGAGCCCTGGGCACTAAATATTATGGATAGAGCCTCCACTTATATTGCTTTGGCCATCAGCAATCTCCTTTGTCTGTATAATCCTGAAGTCATTATTCTAAGCGGCAATACGATTGAAAAACTTCCTGAAATGAAGGAAGTCATTGAGCAAAAATGCGAGTTATATATATGGGAGCCGCTGAAGCAAACAGTGAGAATTGTATATTCAGAATTAAGTGATTATGGAGTTGTGTTAGGATCGGCCATTCAGGCCCAAAATCTTATGCTGGAGCTTGAGTAGATAAGCCAATATTAAGGAGAGAACTGAAGTGAAATACAATGCATTAGTAGAGGAAGTCAGGGGAGGATTGGTTGAGAATATTCATACCGGGATTATTTGCGGTGTGGATGATCAATTCGAATCCTTTTATCAGGTTGGTGATGAAGAGAATTACACATACTTTCGCTCTGCTTCTAAGCCAATCCAGGCGCTGCCGGTCTTTCTGACTGACATAATTGATAAGTACGGATTAACAGAGCAGGAAGCAGCATTGTTTACAGCTTCCCATCGAGGAGAACCCTACCATATTGAGGCTCTGGAATCGATGTTAGCAAAACTCCCTGTAAAGGAAGAAGAGCTTTATTGCCCTCCTTCTTATCCTTTAAATATACAGCCAAGAGAAGAGATGATCAGACAAGGGATTCAGAAAAGGAAGCTTTATCACAATTGCGCAGGCAAACATATGGGATTTATTACAGTATGCCGTGAATGGGGATTTCCGGTAGAGGGATATTGGAAAGAAGACCATCCCCTGCAAAAGCACATCATGGATATTCTTTCTCATTTATCGGGCATCCCGGTCTCTGCTATTCATATTGGGATTGATGGCTGCGGGGCCCCCGTTTTTGCCATTCCTTTAAAGAGGATGTCTGAAGTATACCTGAAGCTGGCTTGTCCCGATCTGATTCAGGATCCCCAGCTGCAGCAGGCAGTTATTAAGATGACGGGCATTATGAATAACCAGTTCAATATGGTTGCATCACAGCATTTTATCTGTTCGATTTTATTGGAAGACAAGAATATTGTTGCTAAAGGCGGAGCCCAGGGTGTGTATTGCTTCGGACTAAAAAAAGAACGGGCTGGATTTGCCCTCAAAGTATTAAATGGATCTGAGGACGTCTGGCCAAATATTGTAGCATCTATTCTTGAACAAATACAATACAGCAATCACGAAACCATTAAAAAGCTGAGAAACCTAAGGCCTTCCGTTATTCGAAATGATGCTGGAATGGAAGTGGGATCTATAAAGGAAATATTCCAGTCTGAGAAATTGCCTTTAAATTAATTAAGTTCAACTAATGAGAACGCACTATTAAAGGAGATACATAAACATGTTAATAGAAGTTATTGCAGACACCCTAAGTGATGCGCTAATTGCCCAGGAAGCCGGCGCCGGCAGAATTGAACTGGTAACCGGGCTCGCAGAGGGAGGTCTGACACCAGGTTATGGCGTCATTGAAAGAGTGTGCAAGGAATTAAAAATCCCAGTGAATGTAATGATTCGT is a genomic window containing:
- a CDS encoding ROK family transcriptional regulator, yielding MEKHDQLLMKRQNKNLVLDILKTKSPISRIDIAKMTGMSPTSITRIVNELQLQGYVRETKAVASGVGRKATLLEVCGDVLYTIGIEIDKSLLKVGIVNYVGEMVSIHKNIRNESESYIETLHKINAIIRKIMQENQIPANKIMGLAVGLPGYIDYKNGIVKVSDQLKWKDASLAEDLQKLTSFNVIVDNELKMKIVAESFTGKAKDSQNSILVGIGSGIGSSIMLNGDIYRGETNNAGEIGHTVIDPTGNVCNCGKIGCLATYISEGAILADSRKVKDISSIEDVFQSYRDREPWALNIMDRASTYIALAISNLLCLYNPEVIILSGNTIEKLPEMKEVIEQKCELYIWEPLKQTVRIVYSELSDYGVVLGSAIQAQNLMLELE
- a CDS encoding asparaginase codes for the protein MKYNALVEEVRGGLVENIHTGIICGVDDQFESFYQVGDEENYTYFRSASKPIQALPVFLTDIIDKYGLTEQEAALFTASHRGEPYHIEALESMLAKLPVKEEELYCPPSYPLNIQPREEMIRQGIQKRKLYHNCAGKHMGFITVCREWGFPVEGYWKEDHPLQKHIMDILSHLSGIPVSAIHIGIDGCGAPVFAIPLKRMSEVYLKLACPDLIQDPQLQQAVIKMTGIMNNQFNMVASQHFICSILLEDKNIVAKGGAQGVYCFGLKKERAGFALKVLNGSEDVWPNIVASILEQIQYSNHETIKKLRNLRPSVIRNDAGMEVGSIKEIFQSEKLPLN